The sequence AGGAGGTGAGgtcctccctgcctctgccatGGCTGGCTGTGCTCTGGCAGCTGGCGAGCTGCTGATGATAGTGGTGGTGTCTCATTCCCAGGTCCTTTTCGTCTTGGGGACCCTGTTAATTGCCATGTCCCTGCAGCTGGACCGCAGAGGGGTGTGGAACATGATGGGTCCCTGCCTCTTTGCCCTCGTCATCATGATTGCAGCGTGGGTAAGTAAGGGCAGccaggcaggacctgctgcccttTGCTCCCCTCCAGGGAATGACGGTGGCAGAGCAGACCCCAGATGCCAGCCGATCCACAGGCAGGGCTTGATCTCCTTGAAACACCCGggtggagggggcgcagggcaaGGGATTCACATTCCACCCCTCCAATAGCTGAGAAATCCCCCAGTTACGGGTCTCAGCACAGTCCCGCTGCGGCAGCGCCAGTTGAGCACACGCCGGTGGCTGCAGTGTTGTCCCACAATGGCTGGCTGttgcccttgccctgggcaggagctgtggcaTCACCTGCCTGCTGGTGCCACAGCTCTTGCACGCAAGAGATGGGCCCAAGAAGTGGGGAGGCTGAATTTCTCAGAGGCAGCAGGCACACCCTCTCGCTGGGAGGTTGGCAGAAGCTCCTGGGTCAGGCAAGGCTGGCTGTTTTATCCCTTCCTAAGCTTCTGCTTGGCTGCTTAACCCTTCTGTGCCCTCCAGGTCTACCACGGAGTGAAGCGCAGACACTGCTACCCCCCCTCGTGGAAGCGCTGGGTTTTCTACCTCCTCCCAGGGATCACCTTGGCTTTCATCGCCATCTCAGTATATGCATTCATGGAAACCAATGAGAACTACTACTACACCCACAGCATCTGGCACGTGCTGGTGGCTTCCAGTGTCgctttcctgctccctcctcGGGACAAGCATAAGAAGCCCTGGGCCTGGTCGCAGAAGCTCACTTGTCGCTATCAGATCTGCCAGAACGACCGTGAGGAGCTCTATGCTGTGACCTGAACCGCTCGGCTCCCGGCGGCAGAGGCAGAGGGCTGGCGGGGCTGCTCTTTGCCTGGGCTGCCCGTCTCTCGCACGTCGGCAATCCCCTTAAACACGCTCATTCACTGGCCGGGAGAGCGCAGTACGGACCAGGTTTAAAGAGGATGATGACGTGCTTGTCTTGTGAAGGCAAGGTTGAGGccacctctgcttttctgctgggatggggcaggctTTTCATGGTTCTAGATCAAGGAATAGCCTGTCCCCCACTTTCCCCATGGCCCTGGGGGAAATCGccaccccttcctcccctcctgctgcaTCCATCAGGCTTGGGCTTAGCCCATGCTGGGCTGGAGCCAGGGCTTCGGCTGCTGGGCTCCTCCCTGCACATCCCGTCCCAGCAGAGGGCTGTAGGACAGGGATTTCCCCTGCCACCCTGCAATCAGCATTGGAACCTAAAAGAAGACGGGGTTTCTTCTGAccctggggggggtggtgtggggtgtgTGCAAATGCTGCTGTGGTGCTGatggggaggcagggagctgaTCTCAGCGTGCCCTGAGCCCTTGGTCACCGTCTCCGCAGGGGCCCTGTGAAACGGGTGGTGCTGCTCTTACCTACTCCTGATTCTGGGGGGGCAAGAATGAGGCCAGGACTTGAGCCCTGGATTCAGGATCAGACTTGGcaggaatgtgaaaaaaaaaaaaaaacccacgtggGAAGGTGCAAGAGGCATCAGCAGCATCTAGCCCCGAGCTGTGAAACCCACGGCAGTGCAGGGTTTAGTCTAAGTTTAACTTTAGCCCTTTGAGCTCATCTGGAAGGAGGCAGGCTGCTGCACTGTCCCCTTCCGCTCTCCATGTTCAGGTATTCACCGTCTTCCTCCCTTTTGTGGGTTGGATGTGTGCGTGGCTCTACCGGGGCAGCGTAGGGGGTCCAGGATGGTGTCCGAGCTGCCCGGCCCCTGCTCCTTCATCCTCCTGGATGTTGTGGGGTCACAGCCCCATCTGAGACCACCAGCGGTgtcccaccccagccaggagcatcGCTGTGGGCTCCTTTGCAGCGTCTGTCTCACCTTAGCCTTACCATAGGGCACGCAGGCATCGGAAAGCGAGGGCAGAAACTTGGCAACCAGGCAAGTTGTCTTCGCCCATCCTTATTCTGTAGATAAGGGCTCAAACGCATCGTTCCTTGCTGGTTTATTCCAGCTGTGGTCGGTCTGGTGTGGAGCCCCCCTCCACGGAGCCCCTCAGGAAAGAgctctctatgaaggatttgccTCCTAGTTTGTAGGAAACGGGTTTATTCCTTTGCTCAGAGAAGCGCCCAGCCTTCTGCTCAGCTCTGCACTTTATCCCTCCCCGGCCTCCGCAAGCTCCGACTCTTCCAGCGGACGCAGGATGAGCGAAGGGGGCTCGTGTGCGCCCAACCGCTgtcgtccccgtgtcccctgcgtccccccccggcccttcagccgccgccggcagcgggtGGCGCAGGGCCCTCGGCCCTTCCTCGGACTTTTATCACTTTTAGgcacttttttctccccctttctctctcGGTTTGCACAGCGGCGTGGCAGGTCCTTCACGGCCGCGGCCCCCGGCCTTGGCCCCAGTGCTGCCATTACCCGAGAAAAGCAATAATTCCTCGCCCGCGAGGCGGGAGAAGCTTTGGGGCAAAAAATCCCCATAACGTGAttgtttaattttgtgtttgaTCCTTGAAGTTCTGCTTTTGCcgccccgtcccccaccccccgTCCCCGCGACTGTTGGCCCTGGCACAAGGTTGTGTCAGGCCcctgggaggggtgtgggggtgttAATTATTTTGGGTAAAATGGGTGAATTCTGgtgtctggggggaaaaaaaaataatgtatgggttgttgggtttttttctttgctgttaataCCTGTGATTATTTTATACGGTAAATTTTAAAGCTTACGGTTTTATAATTTAATAAAGGTAACGGTATTTGGGGGCAAACCCGGGGTGATGCCGTCGGTACTGGTGAGCAGCGAAAcgcgggcgcggcgcggcccctGCCGGCCGCCGTCCGTCCTCCCCCTCCGCGCCAGCCAATGGGAGGGTGGCTCCAGCCCCGCTTCCGGCTCCAGTGGCCGCTGGGAGCGGAAGTGGAAGCAgtcggcggcgggcgggcgaTGCCGCTGCACCGGTatgcgccgcggctctggcccgccctgcggctgcgggagggcaTCTGTGCGCGGCTCCCGCAGCACTACCTGGCCTCCCTGCAGGACGACACGCCGCCCACCCCCGTGCACTGGCGGCCGCTCGGCGTGAGCTACAGGCGGAACCCGCGCACCGGACAGCGGGAGCGCGTACAGGACGTGCCGGTGCCTGTGTACCTGCCGCCCGCCGCCCACGAGGGGCTGTGGGGCGGCGAGGGATGGATCCGCGGTTTCCGATATGCGCGTAACGACAAGGTGAGCTTTTCCTTACCCCGTGACGGCGTCAGCGGGCCGGTGTGTCCCTGCGAGGGGGGCCCGGGCGCCGTTCTGGGCCGCCTACCCGGCCCTTGGTGCAGCCTCAGCCCGTttcggcgggcggcggcgctgtcCTCGGGCCCTGAGCGCCACCGGTCTGTGCCCAGCTCTCCACCAGGCTGCCCAAGACGTGGAAGCCGCAGCTCTTCGAGCGCCAGTTCTACAGCGAGATCCTGGACGCCACCCTCACCATCACCGTCACCATGCGCACCCTCGACCTCATCGATGAGGCCTATGGCTTTGACTTCTACATCCTCAAGGTCAGGCCCTGCACCCGGCGGCACAGACCCTGCAGgtctgcacccgcgctgcccttGCTCAGCGGCTTGCAGCTGTCTGCTGCTGTCAGTGTATTAGTGCATGTTTAAACTTTCTAGCCTCTAATACCCCCTTGTTTGCAGCCATTGGTATTAAATTAGCTCCAGAACAAATCCAAGGGATCTTTCCCCTTTCATAATATGTGTCCTGAGAAGCTTCTACAGCGTGCGGATAAAGTGCCAGTGTTGTCTGTCTGCTGATAGACTTGCGTGTTCTCTCTTGGTGGAATTTAACATCAGACTTTATTTCTCCAGACTCCAAAAGCCGATATGTGCTCGAAGCTGGGGATGGATTTGAAGCGAACGATGCTGCTGCGACTTGCACGGCGGGATCCAAAACTGCATCCCAACGATCCAGCCAAAAGAGAGGCGATCTATAACAAGTACCAGGTGGGTGCCTGACGTGTAGTTCTTGTCCCTGTGTCTGTAGTCATATTTGATGGTTGTCCAGACTGATAATGCCCTAATCATCCTGTTGCAGTGCAAACCTATGTTAATACTTGTGTGTTTAGGGTTAAGGGTGCGGGCAGAGATCTGAACATCGTTCTGCAGGCTACTAATTGCTATACTGATCCTTTATGAAGATAAAAGCCTGTATTTTTGCTGTGAACGAGGTCAGTGAGGGTCTGCAGTAAGCACTGGTAGGAGCTGGTACTTGCCAACAGCAGTGAGAATTCGTACTGATGCTGCAGCGAGGAGTCCAAACTGCCTGTGTGCAGCTTAGTTTTGTGCAGCTGGTGATGGTTGCCGGCATAGAAACACCACCAGCATCCACAGTCTGTGGAGTTGCGCTGAGAAACAGCCCCAGAACTACACAAAGGGCAGGTACGGCAGCGGACACGGCTGATCAGAGCAAGCAGGACCCTTGctaagggaaaaggagagaagggaagcgGACTTTCGTTGCCAGAAATGAGGCAATAGTGTTTTAAGGTTTGTCTGTAGTAACATTCCCGCTGGATCGCATCATTGTGTGAGTTGGATTTGCATCTTAGTCGTCTCGAAATGTACCACCTGCTCCTTCTTTTATCGCAGGAATTTGTGATcccagaagaggaggctgaatgGGTCGGCTTGAGTTTAGAAGAAGCAATAGAAAAACAGAGGCTCCTAGAAAAAAAGGTGAGTTCCTGAGGCAATGCTGAGCACCGAGGTGTCTTAGCTGCTTCAGGCTGCACGTCCAGCTGATCTGAGCAGCCTGAGTGCTCCTGAGCGATGGAAGTGGTGCTCCAAAGCTGCTGAGCAGCCACGTTTAACCTGGTTAAATTTGGGTGCCCAAAACCTGGGTCTGGGTTACAGTGCCTCGTAAACCAGATCCCCTGATGGGGGGAGAGCGATTTGGGGGGATGGCCCATAAGTCGTGGCCTGTTGTGTGAACATCTTTGCCTTTGGTTGCCATGTGCTACCCTTCTTGTGCTTTTGGGACACGTGGATATAAGCCCAGGGCTCACTCGGTGGGTGACCCTCTGTTGCTGCAGCTCGCTTGTTAGAAGCAGTGTGCAGAGGAGCGTGCccccagagagctgctggggcagaaggGCATTGTCGCCTGGGAGGGGGACTCTTGGCGATGTTTCCCCCAGACCCGTTGGCTCCCGttgtggctgcagcaggagcagaggtgtCAGGAGCACTGACTGCATGAGGCGGTGCCGGGCCCCGAACCCTGTGGGGCTCCAGCTCCTTCAAGGGGTATGTTCTCCCTCCGTGCTTCAGTACAGTTCTGAATGAGGGAGAGAagcatttttagaagggaaccctGGGTGCTACTGGTGGTTCCCATCTGCAGGTAGATGCGGGAAAGCTGATGAATGTCCCATGCAGGTCCCTGTCATGTTTGAGGCAGGGTTACAGAGCGGCGCAGCAGCTGTGTCTGGAGGAATAGCGTAGCAGGCTGCCTTGTTCGGacgctgaaaaaaacccagtcacaTCTTCCCCTGGCTTTAGTTGTTAGCACTCCCGCAGCACTGGCTCCCTGGGCTCACTTATTTCACCCCTTGCTGCTACTCAGCTTCACTCCATTTAAATGGTTTATTCTCTGCTTCGTTTCAGGACCCTGTCCCACTCTTTAAGGTGTACGCCGAAGAGCTCGTCAACCAATTGAAAGAACAGGCACTGCAGAAGCAGTAGAAGGAAAGAAACCTTTGGAGCAAAACCCCTGCTGCAGATCGAGCCGTGGGGGTCAGCGAGTCTTCTGTCTGAGCCAGGTTGTGTGGAAGAGGCCACAAGAAGAGGTTGCCCAGGAGCACGTTGCAGTTATCAAAGTCTAACGACCGCCTAAATTCATTGAGGAACCGTTCCTGTGGGCTGAGGAAAGAATTTCTGTCCTGTGGCCTCTGAAAGTGTTCTTGTAAGACTTAACGTGGTGGTTCTGCCTGTACAAATAGTTGGCTGCTGTTGAGAGCTTGATCACGGTATAAAATGAAATACGCGTTTTGGGAATATGAGTAAACTTTTCTCTGATACTCATTGCTCGTTAGTGTGTTATAGCAGGGACTGTGAGACGCGGTGGTGTAACTTAGATCAGTCCCCAGCCTCTGCAGCGGAGATTGTTGTGCCCCAAAAGCGCAACCTCAACGCCCTGCCTCAGGCGGTGCCTGCCGGCAGGTGGGGCTGAGCTCCTCGGCCACTGGCCGCACAGCTCACACCAACCCCTTGGGTTCTAGCACTGATTCTCTTTGAAGTCAGTGTTTTTAAAAccctttattttgtaaaaatgtagTTGAAGTGAGTGTTTGAGCCTTGGCTCCTCTCTGGCAACAAGGCACTGAAAAGCACTTACCAGAATCACGTGCTGGTGAACAGCGCTGTGTAGCGCTGGTGTCGTCTCTGAGATTCGTGGTCCTGCGGTGGGTTTCTGGCTGGAGAAAAAGcagcctcttctccctctcccttcagcTCTGAGGCAGGGGACAAGCGCAGAGCTTGCAGGACGGACCTCGCGTGAGCCACATCTCTGGATTGTCACCCCAGGAAGAGACACACTCCCCCTCTCTAGCATATAAGTGTACAAGTCTCGGTTTCTGAGCCACAGGACCCATGGCAAGAGAGAAACTGGGCTGGTAGAGCAGTGCGTGGCTGGTCCCTTCTGCACTGGAATGAAGTAGGACTGCAGGGGAGCAGAAATTCCCAGTGCCTTAAAGATTTGGGAGAGAAGCGCTGTGGAGGTGGTTGCTGGGCAGGCGCAGAGcctctgcagggctgtgctgggtggcTGGGGATGAGAGAGGTAGTTGAGGGGAACGTGACCTAAACGGTGGCGTTTCCGGAAAACCagacttctctgctgctttttgggcCTGGGAATGGGTTGGAGCCCTCGCGAGGGGTATTTGAGCCCCCAGGTCAGCGTGGTGCAGCTGCGCAGCCCCGGGCTGGTTGGTCAGAAGCTGCCAAACTGGGGCTGCGCTGTCTCTGCACGGGGGCAGGAGGCTCAGCACTGCAGGGGACGGGTTGGGTGGCAAAAGCCGGGATGTTTCCAGCCTGCCTGTATGCAGCTGCAGCAAGTCCAGGCTCTCAAGAGCAAACTGGCACAGAAGGCTGCATTTGCCTAATTAATGATTTTTGTAGCTAGGCCAGCACAATGACATTTGCCTATCCTCTCCTTCGTCTGTAACTGAGCTGAGTGGgaagctgctgcccagctcctcgGGGACCCTGACACTCTGCCCTCGTTAGAGATAATTAGCTGGGACAAGCTCCTTGTTTGACAGCTCTGCTCATCATTAGGGCTAGCACAGCTCATGCATTTTAATGCGGCTCTGAGCAAAGCTCCAGACTGTGGCTCTGTCCCGGCCCCCCTCCCTCGCTTCGCTGGAACGTGCCGGTGCGGCTCTGGCCTCTCTGTCCCGGTGCGGCTGCGGCAGAGCGTGGCTGGCTCCTGCCCGTATTCCATCGCAGCCTTGTGCCCGTCCCCGAGTGCCTCACAGCTCCTCAGCGGTGAGGGGGCGGTTTGGGATCTGCTTCTCTGTGCTGTCGTAGGTATTAGTTATGTAAAATTATCTTCCAGTTGTGTGGTGCCGTGTCTTGCCCGTCCTTGAAGCTGACTCTGTTCATGGCGCATGCCCcgtcagcaggagctgctgccttagGAAGGTTTGGTGGGTGCCGAGGGGTAGCGGGAGCTTTCAGCCAGACCCTGGGGGAGAGCCCCCCGTCCCGCGGGGGGTGCTAACGGGGCACTGCAGGAGCGCAATAGGGGCTGCAGGAGCTTCTCCATCGGGGATGTGGTTAATCCTGACTTCTGAGTTGGAGCCCTGCGTTCTCTCATCCTGCATTTGCTGGGAAACCTTCCCCTTGCTCTTTTCCCTATACCTGTGTTGGATGTGGTCGGGAGCTCCTCACCCCCCCCCCAAGGACACGCTCCCATGGAGATGCTCTGCTGACTTGAGGAAAGCTGGAAGCTCCGCTAGCGGACCAGGGGTGCTGCGGCTTCAGAGAAAGCAAAGCTGCGAGCACGCAGGGCTGGCCTGGCCCTTCTGCTAGGCAGAGGAGCAAATGTCTcgaggtggggagggagcctctctgcagcaTTTGGGCTAGTTTAGGCTACAATGCTCCCAGCCAGGTTgcctggaggagatggaggaattGCTCAGGGCCCGGGTTTTAGACCTGCCTGCTTTTACACCTGTTCATTTGCAGCTGTGAGCACAGAGAGCCGGATTCTGCTTGTGTGGCAGTGGGTTTTTCCTGTCGAGGTCGGCTCAGTCTGGCATTATCAGGTTCCTTCGCCGCCCTAGCAAAGGGAATCGGAGAAGCTGGTTGTTTGCCACGACAACATGTTCCCGGGAAGCCACAAACCCACTGGTACAAATTGTGTGCTGTCACCTTGAGGCTGCAAATCCACCCCAGGGACAGGGGAAGGTCCCGGCCACCGAGCGCAGCTCAGACCTGAGCACCGCCTCGGGCTTCAGGGAAGGTCACCAGCCTCCCGCTGCTGGCCTGAGGCCAGCCGCCGAGCGTGTCTAACGCCAGCCACCGCGACCCTGAGCACTGCTGCCGCGGCAAACGCCAAATGGCAAATACCAACACgtgggctgggagcagagacCCAGCGGCAGCGTGCAAGGAGGTGACAGCCACCCCGAACGGCCAGAGAGCCCTGCCCGGGGTCACCTTGAATTTGGCAGCTTAAGATAAGGCTGGGGGAGCAGCCGAGGCTGCTCAGAAGgggaaacagtgaaaaatgatCTTGGCAAGACAGCAATGAGAGGAAAAATCCCAAGGCGAACTGGCAGGCCAAGGTTTGTGCCCATGTCGTGATGCAGTTCCCGGGCAAGACGGCTGCTGGCTGGCATCTCGACTGCAGAATCTCccggttgttttgttttcctgcgcAGGGACTGCAGCCAGTGCTGGGAGGACTTCTGACGGGGCAGGAAAACAGGGCTAGTTGTCCAAACCCAACTGTAGCCCTCTGCCTGAGGCTTTCCTGCTCGGCCATCACGGATCATCACCGCTCAGCAGCGCAGCTGTGAGCACAAGCCGGGGCAGGGCTTGGGGCATGCACAGATCCCCCCAGACTGTGAAATCCTGAGCTCCCGAGAGACGCCCTGTGGAGTCGCAGCTGG is a genomic window of Rissa tridactyla isolate bRisTri1 chromosome 8, bRisTri1.patW.cur.20221130, whole genome shotgun sequence containing:
- the MRPL28 gene encoding 39S ribosomal protein L28, mitochondrial, whose translation is MPLHRYAPRLWPALRLREGICARLPQHYLASLQDDTPPTPVHWRPLGVSYRRNPRTGQRERVQDVPVPVYLPPAAHEGLWGGEGWIRGFRYARNDKLSTRLPKTWKPQLFERQFYSEILDATLTITVTMRTLDLIDEAYGFDFYILKTPKADMCSKLGMDLKRTMLLRLARRDPKLHPNDPAKREAIYNKYQEFVIPEEEAEWVGLSLEEAIEKQRLLEKKDPVPLFKVYAEELVNQLKEQALQKQ